GGACAAACTCCGCTACTAGCAGTAGTGAAAATAATGGCAGAATTGTGCTGGGAAATTATGATTCCTCGACTCAGCAGTCGgaaaatttaactttttttcacgattcaAACACACCGAAAGTGGACCATGTGGATATTAGAAATAAGCGTGATAAGAAGGATAGAAAATAtgacggaaataaaaaaagcgatAGTTATAAGCAAAGGGACGCTCAGGATGCTCAATATCAAAATACAAGTTTATTTAAGAATTCTGTCCGGAATCAGAATCCGAAGAATCGCAAATTCCAAAACGATAGGTATTCTAACACCAGACATTACTCGGATAATGGTTGTAATTATACAAGTGATAAGGATACCGATAGAAGAAAATGGACAGGTAATTCCAGTGCtagagaaaattttgagaatggTTCGTATCACGGTGAAGAAGATGGAATTCCATCTGTGGAAGGGACTGTTGATAAGCACTATAAAACCTTTAGACATGATAATACTCGACAGTCTGGTGGTGCGGCCAAGTATTACGGCGATCAAAATTATTCTAGTCACAATTCTGACATGGAGCACAGTCAAATGGGTGGTAAGAGTGTTAGAAGATATTTTAACGAGGACCGTGGAGAACGGTATCGTGATAAAAGAGATAGATACAGTGATAAGTATGAATCTGCAATAAGGGAGAAGAAAACTAGCTATGCAGATTACAATggatacaaaaataattacgaaagagaggaaagaggaGATCGGATCAGAGACAAGGATAAGTCCAAGGATAAGGATAATTCAAAAGGTATCAGGGATAAAGAGAGGGAAAATTGGCGATACAAGAACGACGAAGATGTCAAAGGAGGAAACAATGTGAAGCGATTGAGTAACAAAAGATCGGAAAAAGGTAAGATATCAATGACCCTTACTTTTGGGATGATATTCAGTTGACAGTATTTCAAATGAGTAAATTActtatactaattttttttcatctgacaCACAGATGATGACGCCAGTCAAAGAGAACGTCTCACTGAACAGTTAAACCGAGGACAATTGGAATGTTTAGTTTGTTGCGATCGTGTCAGGCAGCAAGATGCTGTGTGGTCATGCTCGAATTGCTATCACGTGCTTCACCTTAAGTGCACTAAAAAATGGGCAAAATCTTCACAAGCTGGTAAACAAACGCTAGATTCGTTGTAAATGAGCATTTTGTTTCAAACCCTTCACTGCAAATGTTGTACACTACAATTTTAACTTGCAATAGCCAATTTGTATCCATTTCTATGTGAAATTCCTGAAAAGAATGCTATTTCGTCAAGTGACACAAATtcagtccagaaattttcacactGATCTTTGAGGTATGTGATTTTGCTTATTTCATACAGAAAATGGATGGCGTTGCCCCGCTTGTCAAAATGTGACTGCAGCTATTCCAGAGGATTACTTTTGCTTCTGTGGTAATACCAACAATCCAGAGTGGGATCGGCGAGATGTTGCTCACTCGTGTGGCGATGTTTGTGGCCGTCTCAGATCAAAATCGAACTGTATACACAAATGTAATTTACTGTGCCATCCTGGGCCTTGTCCGCCTTGTGTTGCGATGGTTACGAAATATTGCGGCTGCGGCAGAACTTCACAAACTTTAAAATGTAGTACTGGTACACCATTAGTGTGCTCTGAAActtgtaagaaaattttgaactgcACAACTCATACCTGTGAGCGAAAATGTCATCTTGGAGATTGCGGAGACTGTGAAAAACTCGTGCATCAGGGTTCGTAATTTATGTATTTGtaccaatgaaaaaaatagaaattagtTATATTACGGTAATTGAATGAGCTATACAATGTAGTATTTTCAACTGATTACCTTCATCTCATGTGTTTACAGAATGTTACTGTGGGAAAGATAGTCGTGATGTCCCTTGTGTGGCTGATGTTGCAGCAACTTACTGCTGCGAATCTATTTGTAACAAATTATTAGAGTGCGGTAATCATAACTGTAAAGCTGTATGTCACCCAGGGCCTTGCGAGCCATGTGTACTTAGACCAGAAGCTGTATCTCACTGCTGCTGTGGACAAACACCGTTAACTGAGCCACGAAATAGCTGCTTGGACGAGATTCCAGTTTGCgacaaaaagtgctgcaagcGCCTCAAGTGTGGGCAACCCAGTAAGTTGGCATACTTTTATAACGAACATTACTTTTCTTATctctacatatatgtatttggAAATAACTTATGTATTGGGCTATGCTGTTGTCAATTACAATGATATTCACATGTAGAAAACAAGCCATTTCTCAACTTTACACCTTAGATTAATTCGTAAGAacatataataattgataacacgtgatcatttcaattttccctCAGGTAATCCTCACATGTGCAAATCCAACTGTCATCAGGGAGAATGCCCTGAGTGCGAATTGACAACAAAAGTGAAATGTCGTTGCGGCAACATGGACAAAGAGATCCCATGTAAGGAATTGACGACCAAAGCAGATGATGCACGGTGCCAGAAACGATGCACGAAGAAACGTTCTTGCGGAAGACATAAATGTAACCAGATGTGTTGCATCGACATTGAACACATCTGTCCTTTGCCTTGTACGCATTCTCTGAGTTGCGGAAGACACAAGTGTGAGCAGACTTGTCACAAAGGTAAGTGCCTCGAGCTTTTTTTAGTCACATTGTAATTGCtttatttaacaatttaaAACTTAAAAATCTTAGGTAGATGTCAGCCCTGCTGGCGGAGCAGTTTTGAGGAACTTTATTGTGAGTGTGGTGCCGCTGTAATCTACCCTCCTGTACCATGTGGGACGAGACGTCCAACGTGTGACAGGCCTTGCTCACGACAGCATGTGTGCGATCACTCTGTGCTGCATAATTGTCACAGTGAACCAACGTGTCCGCCATGCACAGTACTCACGCAAAAATGGTGTTACGGTAAACACGAACTGCGAAAAGCAGTTCCCTGTCATGTTAATGAAGTTTCATGTGGGTTAGCATGCAATAAGCCTCTTTCATGTAAGAGGCACAAATGTATAACCATTTGTCATCCTGGGCTGTGTGAGAAACCAGGGCAAGTCTGTGCTCAGCCATGTACAACTGCAAGGGAATTGTGCGGACATATTTGTTCAGCACCATGTCATGAAGGAAAATGTCCTGAAATGCCATGTAAAGAGATGGTCAAGGTTAGCATAATTAATAAAGAGCATTCGCAATTTCTAAGTATTAAAAAGAAAGCATAAATTCTATCTTGGAAATTTGTAAGGCTCGTTCACCAATCaagttaattttaaaaattgtatatctTGTCCTTTGAAGGTGACGTGTCAGTGTGGACATAGAACTATGAGCCGAGCATGTGCAGAGAATTCTCGTGAATTCCAAAGAATAGCCAGTGGAATTCTGGCTAGTAAAATGGCTGAGATGCAGCTGGGACATTCTGTGGATTTGGAAGACGTCCTAGGACAGGGTGCAAGAAAGCAAAACCAGTTAAAAACTTTGGAATGTAACGAGGAGTGTAAGATGATTgaaagaaatcgaagattGGCGTTAGGCCTGCAAATAGTCAATCCAGATCTAAGTGGGAAATTAATGCCGAGATACACTGAGTTTATGAAGCAGTGGGGTAAAAAAGATCCAGTCTTCTGCCAGATGGTACACGACAAACTAACTGAACTAGTTCAACTGGCTAAGATTTCTAAACAAAAATCTAGGAGCTACTCATTCGAAAGTATGAACCGTGACAAACGTCATTTTGTTCATGAATGTTGCGAACACTTCGGATGCGAAAGTCAAGCGTACGATCGAGAACCCAAACGCAATATTGTTGCTACTGCTGTGAAAGATAAGGTATACTGAACTATTCGCTACCCGTAATATGTTGCCTCTTCACTTGAGGTATTCAATTTTGTAATGTATAATTCATTCAATTCCAGTGCTGGTTACCAAGTTTAAGTTTACTTGAAATGCTACAAAGAGAAAGTGGCCAAAGGAAAGTACCAGGACCAATGTTAAATTCCGCAACAGCTTCAAGCTCTTTCaggtaaaataacgaaaatttttttaaaatgaacCTAATCGTGAGAGATACTATGGTTCTTTGTTAATTCAAGTCCATAAACGAAATATTTGAACTTGTGTGTTACAGGAACGTAGAAGTGTTACCATTGCCTACTAAAAAAAGTCATAAGGTCCAGTCTGCACCAGTGACTTCAAAATCACCTGAGCCTGAAATTGATTACTTTGACTATCAGGGTTGATCGGTTCGGTTCTATAAATTAGATTATAGGTACGTATAATAGTCGGTAGGCAGTTGAATTCCAATTATAAAATCACTTGAACTTAAATGGAATTTCTTCTATTGTAGTTAAGAATTTTGAAGTATAGATAACAATCAAATTGGTAATACAATTACAGTCAagtaattgaaatgaattagTAACAATGATGTTAATTATTTCGACTGATTCTTTTAGTTAGTCATTTGACTGGACATTAGTTAAGTCTGATTCTCTGAAAGTTTCTGAATATATAACAGAATATGCTTGGCTTGCTGAGTTTGCGTTGGAGGTAGGATTCATTGCACATGTTAAATTCTgacatataatatttaatttaacaagGTTGGCTTTCATGCTTTTTGATCAGGTattattttgtcaaaatttaaaattataataaacgaCTAATCTCAGAGACTAATATCACTCTTTATTAGTATTAATGAATGAGAAATTATGATGAATAATGTTGGTTGTATCAATAATTGCGTCCTGACGTATATCTTGCATtacactttttcaaaatatttttataaaatgtttACTAAAAGCTTGACGGCATCGAATGTATGTGCTATGAAATTATTCCAAGGAGACAGTGACTTAAAAATCTCTCTGTAGTTCTGAATTACTCAACGAGTATCTGCGGTATTAGGTGCAATCGAGCAACCAATTTCAGAATCATAATGCTATTTGAGTATTGCGTTGGATGTTTTGAATGTCATGAAAGTAGAGAacgcatgaaaaaaatgaaacttgaacagatttattttcttatttgctCTAGAACGACTTGTGTAAAATAATCtcgatttcatttcttattcatatcataaataatgaaaaattaggttaaaactttttcataaaTTCCAACACAGTCGAATCGTTACTCTTGAAATTGCTTTGAATGCCGCAATAGTACCAATGTAAACTTGAATTTAAGGTATAAGAAAATGTGTGTTACttttatgaaatgaaaagtaacTAAAATTACTGTGTTTATGCCAAATAACTTCTAAAAGACATTAGCAATTATTATGTGGTATTATCTCTTTCTTGGTctttattggttttttttacagtagtctttggataataaaattagaaacttTCACTCCAGATTAGAATGGCTATCGCTCGGGCTGTTGGAATAAATTATGCAACggtattattttgtaaaattttatttcgtttatatCAACTATATTGTACTTATCTGATTAATTCTCAGAGATAGATTTGGCAAGAAAATAGTATGCCAACTAGCTTCTACCATTTCTAAGGTATACTACCATTATGTTTCGTTACATCCTGACTTTACAATTCACACGTTGTGACCAGagtattgaaaacaaattggcCGAATGACAGCAATAGAAGGAGTTTACCGTTTGGAGCAGTGACGTCAAATACATGTACTCTTCCTATTTTGAAGCAATTAAGTTTAATGTCAATATTTATGATGTTAGTATCACGAACAATCAATAAAACTTTGCTGTAACTTGGAAGCATATATTACATGTTACAATGAAAATATACCTTGCCCTCGAAATTTGGTGGTTGTGTGGGATATGTACTCGATATGATAATCTGGTGGAATACTTTGAAATCGTGCTATCATAAACTTGTCATGAAAACTCATTATTGTATCAGTGAATATTACTGAATTTTCTActatttacattatatatggATTCATTTAGAAATTgtaagtaataatattaagtaGGAAGGGTCTCTAGTCCTTGATCCTGATGTCAGTAATCAACAACGCACACTTTACTATTACTAAGAAGCTACTgatgattatatttttgatacttttaattgttttgtttCACACCTGTTCCATTGCAATAAGCAGTAAAGTTGTCAAGCCAATGTTTTGCTACATTGTTGATTGATATATTAGAAATTATGTAAGAGCGAAATAACTACGAGATTTTACCTAACACgtgtatttattattgaacttgaataattgaagcaatagaaaatattattaataattttgagaTCTTTAATACTGATATTGTTTGTCCGTTGACAGTAATACTTATTTACATGCTACCTCAGATTGTGCAAATCCCTCTGAGTGATGTACTTTCATCAATAATTTGAAGCTCACATCGATcagtttatataaataattattcatatgaATAGCTTGAATGTAACATTTTTCTGATAGTCATTTTCATCTCCCTTTGTTTTCTTCTACAGTACTAAACTCATTTATCGTAAACATTTAAAATAGATAACACGAATATTTGGCACATTAAACattgataatatatttttacctaATTTACTATGTCTAtactctacaaaaaaggtccaaTTCTTTTACAATCGTGtaagattataattataatattttggttgaaaaaattgtcatctCCAATAGccacagaaaaattcattgttaTAGGATACTATTTGATGGTATGAAAATATCTGTAAGGAATGATTTATTTCCTTTAcatgaaaactttttgaacTTCTTCTAGAATTTCTTCGTTTCAAAGGTGAAGACAAAAACTAGAtctaatttttcatgaaaaaactgaagatgactgaaattttataatcttaCACAGGCATAATGAGACCTTTTATAGTAGACATTTAAACGCATATCACATATAGGATCACAACACAGTTACAAGTTTCATTTGTAGTTTTAACCACTTAAACACCAAGTTTtagtattaaatatttttttgaacattcAAGAATAGGGCACTTTCAAAGGGACTGCCTAAGGTGTAAAGGATATTTTGTCACATGATATTACTCCCTTACTCCCTACCAGTAACTAAACTAAGTTAAAGCTTTTGGGTTATATACAGTCTATTACCATTGCGgctttaataaattataaaagaattgTATAAGAGAACCGCAATAGTTCTGAAATGTTCGTTCACTcgatggaaatattttaaaaagaattttttatcattaattaattactttttttttcatttcaccttGGATCGCCAAAAGGtcatagaaaaattaaaatatacatacttaCGACTGCgggaaaaatatgttttatatttcataactAAATCTAATGTTAAAAATATAACTATCGATCAAAATAGATTTCTTGAGAAGGACTTTATTTACGAAGtgatatattcttttttttttcaaatctttgtcAATTGAAGACAGTCAACTCAATCTTTCATGGTTTCgacttttttaaataaatattcataaatattttatacacgtcATATTTATCTTGTAAATCGTCAAGTTGGGAAAGGACAGTCTCACTAAATGGGTGGTTTATACTTTTCACCAATCTAGGAAATTAAATGAATCAATTTGGAAGATAGTTATATCAGTAATTACTGTTATTTCATGCCACTtatgttttgaattttaagtCAGAATACCACCGGAAATTCGTAAAAGCCTTAAGGACTTTGTTACATGCAATTATTTTCTGTAGTAATAGTGCTGGAACTCAACattcctttatttattttccaacatgaatgtattttttcaatctctccacaaaaataacaattttctaGCGGCGTAAACAACTTCCAAAGTCCTACagagtttttgaatttctacaGGCAGTTGAGATatactttctcttttttcttcagtctATTTCAGAATGAAATTGAGTATTGCTTCATATGTAAAGattttctctttgtttcaTGCGTAAGCTATAGCTGGGATAGGTATTCAGATATTGATGACGTGGGCTTACCGATGGCTGTTTAGTTATACTCGCCATAGCACATCCCATTATGAGCTCCAGTGCTCGGCACAAGGTTTGATATAGTAGCCAGGGCCATGGCTGGGGAATTTGTGCTGGATTATGCCTTGCGCCATACGTAGCTGTTTCTGCTAGAAGtcctaaaaatattaattgtacAAAAGATGCGAGCGATTAATCTCGCATTCAAAATTTGCTGGGTAAAATCTATATTAGCTTAAATgaatgatattaaaatttttcaatctcacCGTAAGGACCAAATATCCTGCCAATATCTGCAACGCACAAAATTATGCCCAAAATTGCTGTAGTGTAGGTAACGTTCAAGACTTTTCGTATTTGTAACTTTCGTGCTGCGGCTGTATCAGCCTCGGGTATATGCAGCGGTGTATCAGACTTAGCTCTATTTACATATGCAATATGATTTAATATTGAGTGAAGTGTAAAATCAGCCCCCTGAAAGACATGTCACTTTGTTTATCAGGAATctgaatattattaaattgttTCTGGATTCAATAATAAGTCAACTTCAAATTTACGTTACCGTAATTCTGCCTTCTGCTGTTGCATTATCTGGCAGTAAACTGCTTTCTGCTGTAATCTCTTCTGGATCGTCTTTACACTTGTCATTTTTccatgacaaattttttttcctcgtcttAGCTATTTCATCCTTTTCATTGCATTTGTTGTGTGTggatttattattcatcaatGCCGCCTTCTCGTTGCAATCTGGTTGATCAGAATCGGATTCTGATTTTTCTTGTAGTTCAGGATTTTCAGGGACAATGCTATGATAGTGTGTCGGACTTTTATCCAGTGTTCTAATACTTATGTCGCTACTCCGACGATTTATTACCAAAGGCTTGATCtggaaaaattcggaattcctTCGACAGGAGAATTCTGAGTTTCTACGAGAGTCTAATTTTGTCGTCGTCATCAAACTGCCTATGTCCGAATTCCGTCTGGAACCTGCAAAATTAACAGGCATGAATTTCTATACAAAAAAACGGCTTTCTGCCTGTGTTTCAAGAAATTCTAGTTGTCAGTTTAATTCAGCATTGCTGTTAATCTTTAATACCGATTGTACCTGTAGGGCTATGATCCAGCACGCTAGGCAGTCTTTGTTCTTCAGTCAAAAGCAGTCTTTTCGGTGTTCTGTTACCAAAGTCGCTATTTCGTCTCAACTTGGTTGCAAATTGGGAGCTGCGATTTTTTTCGTGAGTAAAATCTGAGCATCTTCTCAGGTCTTTGGTGCTACTAGCAGGTGTAACATTTTCTGAATGTCTGCGTAATATACTTTCCGGTGTCCGTGGTCTTTCTGAATTGGTTGGCTGCTTGACGTTGAACTCCGAATTGCGTTGTGATTCTCTAGAAGGTGATGTCTCTTCTTCATTGATGAATCTAACGCTACACTCAGAGTTACGTCTAGATGACCCAGAAATATCACTCCCTCTCCTACTTGCCAATGAACTTCTTCGGCTTGGGCTTGAAACTGTAATAATCGGTAGATTGGCAGTCGACGGCGTTGGAGTTGGTGGTCTAACGTAAACTTCCGGTACGGTAGATATTACTGGTATTGGTTGATTAGCTTGCGTTGATAGTAGTAACTGAGTGCCCAAAGTGGTTGACGATGCAACTGGGTCTTTACGATTACATTCCAGGCTCTTTGTTGCTATGTTTGTCGAGTGAGCTGAAAATATATGTTGTCACATTTATTCTTATCAATGGAATATTCACCACCCTTGGTTCTTCTAGCGCAGTGCTACTACTACCTTTCAAGCTTTGATTATGCTCAGAATCTTTAGCGATACTTCCAGGCacattattatcatcagacgCTCGCAGCTTTGGGCCAAGTAGAGTTGGCACTAGCGCCGCGGCTACAGAGGTGGCTAAATTATTGTAAGGCGCAAGCATAGCAAGCTGCATTATTCCTACAATAACATTTAAGATTACTAAATATCTATTTTGCATAAGTTCGACTGAGATCAATGTTTAGAATGACATTATGCTATTATATACTATAAGAAGTTAGTTCGATAACAAACCTTTTTGATTCATGTGAGAATTATCCCGCGTTAGCATACTATTTGGCACAGTTCTTAGTAAATGCATGACTTTATAGCCAGCATGAAGAAAAGTCAAATACAGCATAATACTCCATACAAGGAATATAGTTTGAATCACATACTTCGCTACGTAATGATTATGAAAGGCAAGAACGCCGTCGCTTGCTATAATGCAGGAGAAATGAGCCGTAATTATTAGACTTAGACAAGATTCTTTCTGTAGCTTTTCAGGACCAAACttgagctgaaaattaatatgtatgcatattttaaattgattttataaGCAAAGCAGTTTATAAGGATTTGACAGAACATTTCAAAGACCATTATATTAAATGCATTAATGACACACAGCAAAGACTGATAGTATATTCAAGATTCGGTGTCTCCTCTAATTGCCTGGGTTTTATCAGCCGTAGCACTATGCTCTTTCAGATACTGTGGAACGTATGTATCACCTGTGTTAGTTGCAGAAAAGCCAATTGTATTAGGCAAAAAGCAGAAGTCACACATGGAAATCCGATGTCCCACATTATTGAGCCAATAACTCGAGGCATGGTCtagaatgatttttaaaagttttccTTCATTATTAAAATAAGGTGTGCACATTGGTTAAGCCTGAATGTGTAATGTGCTAAGGAATATGTACATGACTTTCTGTACAATCATTTGTATTCTAATATCTATTATCACTTACCTCTTTAAGATTGTATGGATCTACGAATAGACAACCAGACCTCGAAGCACCGAGTAAGCAAAGGAATACATTTATAGTTGACATAAAGGGGCGACTTGAAATGAGAGAtctgaaaaatataagatGATATACCTTATATGTACACTTGcaccaatattttcattccatatttacaaaaataattatgcgCTTGAGAAGGAATTACAATTAACGAACGACTGATTGTAATAATACCTTAAATTTAGTATGGAGAAAAATGTGTAGAAGCTGAGCACAAAAAAGAGGCAGGCAAAACCATAGGTGTGTAATAAGAATATCCATCGTAAATCCTGGTTCACCGCCACCAATGAAGGTGCGACGATTAATAGCTTGTCAATTGGTTCTGAAGTTGATAAACTGGATACGCTATTTTGCCCTGGTACTGGTGTTGTCACATTGATAATACCTGTTCACAATATTTAAATGATCGTGTTTCATGTGGGATGAATAGTTCACATCCTGTCACGACGCTTACTTCTTGTATCAAGTTTATAGAGTatggaaaattgatattcttgTATAATTTCGTATCATGTATCTCTCTTACATACCTTCAGCGAGACAATAGGACAGTAGTATTTGATTTCACCATGTTAATCCACTAGAATAACTTTTCTTTCATGTTTGTCTAAATTTCATTAGCAGTATtggtgatatatatatatgtgaatcAGTAAGGAGTTGCAAATAGTAAAATATTGACCTCATAAAGAGAtaaattgaacaatattttgctTTCATAAACTAGTTTGCCAAGCTACAGTTATAGTTCCAGTGGACTATCACATTTCTGCCAGTTAATTTGTCACTTCTTATTGTTTCGATTTTCTAAAAGTGGCATGTATACTTAAATAACAAGTAAAAGATGTTATATTGTGTCAGTGTTAaagcaaaataataacaattttaatatGCTACAAGCTCACCGTTGGTCCAATTACCCAGGTTGTCCATAATCTTTTGATATGAGCTCACCACACATCACTAGTCTTTATTGTCgctcttttttcaaactcaatcAAATTTATCTGCCCAGTTAAAACTTTCTCAGCCAAGACAGTTTCAAGTATGCTAGCAGCAACAGGCTTTGGCTATAGAGTGCTTTGATTCACACCCCTTCCACTTCACGTTGGGGTTTTCCGTCTCCCTTTGGCTAGGAATATTGATCTTGGTTGGAGAAGGGTAGGAAAGGGAAGTAAAGGGAGGCTGCAGGAAAGAGGGTGCTTGCCGTCACAGGCTATACCGactaaattgtttatttttgggATTGGAGTCGAGGCATTGTTAGGGTCAGTTTCCCCTATTTAAACACTGACCAACAACCTATGGTCAAATTGAATGATTATCAGAATAGAATAATATCTACAACGTAATTACTTCTCAAATacgaatgaaatatgaaagtaaagagaaattacaattattatgtAATGATAACCAGTAATAATTTCACATttgcatattttatattaggcaaacaatataatatattcccAACATCATACATCTAGAAATGGACGCATTTCTGACAATTAGAACATTATTTATTGACTTGATTGACTGtggaaattttcttaatttttttcattaaacgcGAATAAATTGGATATCTCAACGCATACTGTAGTTGAGTATTGAGTGCCGGGTTGTTTCAAGTATTGTTTACCACAGCTAACAAGCTCTATGTTTAGAACAGAattaatcaaattattattgggGAATATTGGCCTAATACAGTATTAAAGATGATCACTGTTATCACAGCAAATACATTCATGTTCACGTATAAACatgattatataatattgcaCTCAAAGTATTTCAGATACAAAATACTAACAATCATACTATTGATgaatgttaataatttttaccttATTAATATGTAATTTTCGGTAATACTCGCTTTGTAATTCAGTTCCTAATGTTGTAAAGTACCTACCTTCTTTATAAACAGTTTTATATTACTGGTCTGATGTGATTCTTTGTTTTAACTATAAATCGGAAATTGAACTAATTATAATTGACCAAGTTATccaatatttaatttaattttattcatcgtatttaCACATCATACTTCGctggaattttttatcttcggtTATTTGTACAGCTTCTGCTAGCTACACATTTTATGTTTGATTGTATAAAACCTAAGTAAATTGGGATTACCTCTAATCTAATTTACATTATACTGCAGTATATAATTCAATGTATTGGGCCACAGTCAACAGTTGCGCAATATACATTACAAAGAATTAAATGCAAACTAAGCAATGTAATattgttgcaaaaatgtatCACATATAAATAGTTTTAGATTTTAAAATCAGTGTAAAAAGTTTGGatatttgttttaaaataatattatataattttcaacagcTCTAACTTTGAATtatcagaaaaataatatatccaCAATAGTGAAATGATTCAAAAGctccaaaaataaaatcatgcaAAGCAGAATTTCGGAACTTGAAgcatctcacaatcagtctcTTTCCCTTCAAAGAGCACTGCAATAAGAGATGAATATTTGACTAataggaaatttgattttctatttGAGATATCATGCTAATGCTTGAGGAAAACAATTAACATAATTCTTACTTAAAATTACTTTGAGTTTCTCCGAATACGCACTTATGAGAACTATTTATGGCCATAAATGAAGTTTTGG
The genomic region above belongs to Diprion similis isolate iyDipSimi1 chromosome 8, iyDipSimi1.1, whole genome shotgun sequence and contains:
- the LOC124408451 gene encoding protein shuttle craft — its product is MASWDGSYYGPEDPNFHGYSNQGNVARNWSYYPENGSNVQPSISNLRQEPLANAYQDPQMAGGTQYARPQPFFENNRSQPNLPPFKCKSGNPNDKLRKKNYHGKLPFFPQKTIDPSVVENSNLHATAGEFIPSCLKVLQTAGTNSATSSSENNGRIVLGNYDSSTQQSENLTFFHDSNTPKVDHVDIRNKRDKKDRKYDGNKKSDSYKQRDAQDAQYQNTSLFKNSVRNQNPKNRKFQNDRYSNTRHYSDNGCNYTSDKDTDRRKWTGNSSARENFENGSYHGEEDGIPSVEGTVDKHYKTFRHDNTRQSGGAAKYYGDQNYSSHNSDMEHSQMGGKSVRRYFNEDRGERYRDKRDRYSDKYESAIREKKTSYADYNGYKNNYEREERGDRIRDKDKSKDKDNSKGIRDKERENWRYKNDEDVKGGNNVKRLSNKRSEKDDDASQRERLTEQLNRGQLECLVCCDRVRQQDAVWSCSNCYHVLHLKCTKKWAKSSQAENGWRCPACQNVTAAIPEDYFCFCGNTNNPEWDRRDVAHSCGDVCGRLRSKSNCIHKCNLLCHPGPCPPCVAMVTKYCGCGRTSQTLKCSTGTPLVCSETCKKILNCTTHTCERKCHLGDCGDCEKLVHQECYCGKDSRDVPCVADVAATYCCESICNKLLECGNHNCKAVCHPGPCEPCVLRPEAVSHCCCGQTPLTEPRNSCLDEIPVCDKKCCKRLKCGQPSNPHMCKSNCHQGECPECELTTKVKCRCGNMDKEIPCKELTTKADDARCQKRCTKKRSCGRHKCNQMCCIDIEHICPLPCTHSLSCGRHKCEQTCHKGRCQPCWRSSFEELYCECGAAVIYPPVPCGTRRPTCDRPCSRQHVCDHSVLHNCHSEPTCPPCTVLTQKWCYGKHELRKAVPCHVNEVSCGLACNKPLSCKRHKCITICHPGLCEKPGQVCAQPCTTARELCGHICSAPCHEGKCPEMPCKEMVKVTCQCGHRTMSRACAENSREFQRIASGILASKMAEMQLGHSVDLEDVLGQGARKQNQLKTLECNEECKMIERNRRLALGLQIVNPDLSGKLMPRYTEFMKQWGKKDPVFCQMVHDKLTELVQLAKISKQKSRSYSFESMNRDKRHFVHECCEHFGCESQAYDREPKRNIVATAVKDKCWLPSLSLLEMLQRESGQRKVPGPMLNSATASSSFRNVEVLPLPTKKSHKVQSAPVTSKSPEPEIDYFDYQG